From the Butyrivibrio fibrisolvens genome, one window contains:
- a CDS encoding HAD family hydrolase, translating to MEKFGIRKYVDVIVASAEEGVAKPDRRMFEIALERANCSANQAVMIGDRIDYDIVPAKKMGMKTIWVKQGMGQYWIFSDESERPDYEMDSLSELLEVL from the coding sequence TTGGAAAAGTTTGGGATAAGAAAGTACGTAGATGTTATCGTGGCATCAGCAGAAGAAGGTGTTGCAAAGCCAGATAGAAGAATGTTTGAGATTGCTCTTGAAAGAGCCAACTGTTCTGCTAATCAGGCTGTTATGATTGGAGACCGGATAGACTATGATATTGTGCCTGCTAAGAAAATGGGAATGAAAACTATCTGGGTTAAGCAAGGCATGGGGCAATATTGGATTTTCTCTGATGAAAGCGAAAGACCGGATTATGAAATGGATAGTTTATCAGAACTACTGGAGGTACTATGA
- a CDS encoding heparinase II/III domain-containing protein: MEYLYRDALSRAGNVHAITDLWDDLRGSITENARKYLIKDAEHYLEYSFAPIPATLFMDFKRTGNRVRFEDVYFNKRRVLNSLVLGELCEDKGRFVDDIINGIYSICEESAWQLPAHNSYKRDTPQNILPDTDRPIIELFACETGAQLATISYVLKDKLDSVSEEICHRINSELTKRIIKPYLNEHFWWMGREDEPMCNWTIWCTQNILLTTAQMDDPTIPLEDILSKAAGSVDYFLKDYGDDGCCDEGAMYYHHAGLCMYITTYLLDLMTDGAFKGCMKNAKIKNIAEYISNVHIHGSFYLNYADCAPILEPAGAREYLLGKMVDSPSLMSYAALDFKASLDSHAKSSTDSSATVKVLDEHYLKDEINLSYRLLTIMYEKEILNYAKENPDQIPAGNVYYESAGVFVTRHGDIALSVKAGDNDDSHNHNDTGSVILYAKNKPALIDVGVESYTAKTFSERRYEIWTMQSGYHNLPTIAGYDQLPGVDYHASNVHVSDDLTSIELDIRDAYPQECKLRSYKRYASLISECKLVIKDSWEFEDDADNKDIILNFMTYEKPEVKLSEDPSTDGIFKIGDLCTFKVTGAGRYEIEAIPVTDPRLQKTWKHEIYRVRFYPCESSNEFTLSAI; the protein is encoded by the coding sequence ATGGAATATTTGTATAGGGATGCTCTGTCAAGAGCTGGTAATGTTCATGCAATAACTGATCTTTGGGATGATTTAAGGGGGAGTATTACAGAAAATGCCAGGAAGTATCTTATCAAAGATGCTGAGCATTATCTTGAATATAGTTTTGCTCCTATTCCTGCAACTTTATTTATGGACTTTAAGCGTACAGGGAACAGGGTGCGTTTTGAAGATGTTTATTTTAACAAAAGACGTGTGCTTAATTCGCTTGTACTCGGTGAATTGTGCGAAGATAAGGGGCGTTTTGTCGATGATATCATAAACGGGATCTATAGCATATGTGAGGAAAGCGCCTGGCAGCTTCCTGCACATAACTCATATAAGCGCGATACTCCTCAGAATATACTGCCTGATACTGACAGGCCTATAATTGAACTTTTTGCCTGCGAGACAGGGGCTCAGCTTGCTACTATCTCCTATGTCCTTAAAGATAAACTTGACAGTGTATCTGAGGAGATCTGTCATCGTATTAATTCCGAGCTTACAAAGCGTATCATAAAGCCATATCTTAATGAACATTTCTGGTGGATGGGCAGGGAAGACGAGCCTATGTGCAACTGGACTATCTGGTGTACTCAGAACATCCTTCTTACTACTGCCCAGATGGACGATCCCACTATACCTTTAGAAGACATTCTAAGCAAAGCTGCAGGATCTGTAGATTATTTTCTCAAAGACTACGGCGATGACGGATGCTGTGATGAAGGGGCTATGTACTATCATCATGCCGGGCTGTGCATGTATATCACAACTTATCTTCTGGACCTCATGACAGATGGCGCTTTCAAAGGCTGTATGAAGAATGCCAAGATCAAAAATATCGCAGAATATATCTCCAATGTTCATATTCATGGTAGTTTTTATCTTAACTATGCAGACTGCGCTCCAATATTAGAGCCTGCCGGCGCAAGAGAATACCTTCTTGGCAAAATGGTTGACAGTCCGTCTCTCATGTCATATGCTGCGCTGGATTTCAAGGCTTCATTAGACAGCCATGCAAAGTCATCTACTGATAGTTCTGCCACTGTCAAAGTCTTAGATGAGCACTATCTTAAGGATGAGATCAATCTCTCCTACAGGCTGCTGACCATAATGTATGAAAAAGAGATCCTAAACTATGCCAAAGAGAACCCTGATCAGATACCCGCAGGTAATGTATACTATGAAAGCGCCGGTGTATTTGTAACAAGGCATGGCGATATAGCGCTGTCAGTCAAAGCAGGTGACAATGATGACAGTCACAATCACAATGATACGGGAAGTGTTATTTTATATGCCAAGAACAAACCTGCTCTAATAGATGTCGGTGTTGAAAGTTATACTGCCAAGACCTTCTCAGAAAGACGCTACGAGATATGGACTATGCAGTCAGGTTATCACAATCTTCCCACTATTGCAGGATACGACCAGCTTCCGGGAGTAGATTATCATGCAAGCAACGTACACGTATCTGATGATCTTACCAGCATAGAACTTGATATCCGGGATGCATATCCGCAGGAATGCAAGCTAAGATCATACAAAAGGTATGCATCTTTAATATCTGAATGTAAACTAGTCATCAAAGACAGCTGGGAATTTGAAGATGATGCTGACAATAAAGATATCATTCTTAACTTCATGACTTATGAAAAGCCGGAAGTTAAGTTATCAGAAGATCCAAGTACAGACGGAATCTTTAAGATCGGCGATCTATGCACCTTTAAGGTCACTGGAGCCGGCAGATACGAGATAGAGGCAATACCTGTAACTGATCCACGCCTTCAAAAGACCTGGAAACATGAAATATACAGGGTACGCTTCTATCCCTGCGAAAGCTCAAATGAATTCACACTTAGCGCAATATAA
- a CDS encoding type II toxin-antitoxin system RelE/ParE family toxin has translation MRLEDYMLSRTFIEVPLFTKRWKEIGLTDKELTALQLWLLKDPLSGPVMEGTGGIRKVRFPLENRGKSGSIRVCYTDFEEYEVIYLITAFTKDEQDNLTPNEKQILKKLVKSLKEEAAKNRRDRS, from the coding sequence ATGAGATTAGAAGATTATATGTTGAGCAGAACTTTTATAGAAGTTCCCTTATTTACTAAAAGATGGAAAGAAATAGGATTAACGGACAAAGAGCTAACAGCACTTCAATTATGGCTGTTGAAAGATCCGTTATCTGGACCAGTGATGGAAGGTACCGGCGGAATACGTAAAGTAAGATTTCCTTTGGAGAATAGAGGAAAGAGTGGAAGCATAAGGGTATGTTATACAGATTTTGAAGAATATGAAGTGATTTATCTGATCACAGCTTTTACAAAAGATGAGCAGGATAATCTTACACCAAATGAAAAGCAGATTCTGAAGAAACTTGTAAAATCCCTTAAGGAAGAGGCTGCCAAGAACAGGAGGGACAGATCATGA
- a CDS encoding helix-turn-helix domain-containing protein — protein MSSLFDDLCEGLQEAIDYEKGIGKAKKTAFVIAPVTKYSNSQIKSIRNKAGMTQTVFANYMGVSKKTVEAWELGRTHPTGPACRLLSILDKGEESELSFVAVNVDKT, from the coding sequence ATGAGTTCATTATTTGACGATTTATGTGAAGGATTACAAGAAGCTATAGATTATGAAAAAGGCATTGGTAAGGCTAAGAAGACAGCATTTGTGATCGCTCCTGTAACCAAGTATTCGAATAGTCAGATCAAGAGTATACGTAACAAAGCCGGTATGACACAAACTGTTTTTGCTAATTATATGGGAGTGTCAAAAAAGACGGTCGAGGCTTGGGAACTGGGGCGAACACATCCTACAGGACCAGCTTGTAGACTTTTGAGTATATTAGATAAAGGTGAAGAGTCTGAACTTTCATTTGTTGCTGTTAATGTAGATAAAACATAG
- a CDS encoding carbon-nitrogen hydrolase family protein, translating to MKIAAYQFAVSGNINDNIETIKRAIVEASGQKVELIVFPECSLSGYPPRDIESSAEVDDCKIREILADFQSMSEGYGISIIIGTIAYENSKYYNRAYYFSPGKPMQWYGKRALYGWDADNFSAGEEAGIFDIAGLRVGVRICYEIRFPEYFRQLYLENTDLNIFLFYDVADKADDNRYQLIRSHIITRAVENVTPCLTVNATFPNQTAPTCFVDASGKVCAELEQGKEGILIYGFEKKKLDFGELGRKKYSDILLGI from the coding sequence ATGAAAATAGCAGCTTATCAATTTGCAGTATCTGGGAATATCAATGACAATATAGAAACAATTAAAAGAGCTATAGTTGAAGCTTCTGGGCAAAAGGTTGAGCTTATAGTTTTTCCAGAATGCTCTTTGTCAGGTTATCCCCCTCGTGATATTGAAAGTTCGGCAGAGGTGGATGATTGTAAAATACGTGAAATATTAGCTGATTTTCAAAGCATGTCTGAAGGATACGGAATCAGCATTATTATCGGAACAATCGCTTATGAGAACAGCAAATACTATAACAGAGCATATTATTTTTCTCCGGGCAAGCCTATGCAGTGGTACGGCAAAAGAGCTTTGTATGGTTGGGACGCAGATAACTTTAGTGCTGGTGAAGAAGCTGGAATTTTTGATATCGCTGGCCTGCGTGTTGGAGTAAGAATCTGTTATGAAATACGATTTCCAGAATACTTCAGGCAATTGTATTTGGAAAACACAGATTTGAATATATTTCTTTTCTATGATGTTGCTGATAAAGCAGATGATAACAGATATCAGCTTATAAGAAGTCATATTATAACCAGAGCAGTAGAGAATGTAACTCCGTGTTTGACAGTTAATGCAACTTTTCCTAATCAAACTGCACCAACATGTTTTGTAGATGCGTCAGGAAAAGTATGCGCTGAACTTGAACAAGGTAAAGAAGGTATACTTATTTACGGTTTTGAGAAAAAGAAACTTGATTTTGGCGAGCTGGGCCGCAAGAAGTATTCTGATATTCTATTGGGTATATAA
- a CDS encoding methyltransferase domain-containing protein — protein sequence MPTEEYDIAICQSVLRHLSNPENILKNMVDSVKENGLVIIRMIPGMLLKYIIADYESIRLVSLTPYIVGCIL from the coding sequence GTGCCAACTGAAGAGTATGATATTGCAATATGCCAGTCTGTACTTAGGCATCTGTCTAATCCTGAAAATATCTTGAAAAATATGGTCGATTCTGTTAAGGAGAATGGATTGGTTATTATCAGAATGATACCTGGAATGTTACTGAAATATATTATTGCTGACTATGAAAGTATAAGACTTGTATCATTGACACCCTACATTGTAGGGTGTATATTGTGA
- a CDS encoding helix-turn-helix domain-containing protein, producing MENIQLLIEAMEYIEDNLSQPLKTDTIADHLYCSKSTIEKLFRYINNISIRDYIIRRRMSKASKEIVHNPEKSLLNIGLDYGYSSNEAFSRAFYSVWQVSPSEFRNNPSEFELFPGYKLDRELMEEKTMTDRKKIDISKLYDCIKERKDCYLVLGDIKSLIPVNEISHKAGDLAIITAMKRMEQASGDEDIVFRIGGDEFVILTNSKDEDYARSICEKIISHNEEVISWNGQEIPLSLYVKLVRYEGGTALRYSEFFTMLQNELSEEFKNQYPGRLSD from the coding sequence ATGGAAAATATTCAGCTGCTTATAGAAGCTATGGAATATATAGAAGACAATCTATCCCAGCCGCTTAAAACAGATACTATTGCTGATCATTTGTACTGCTCAAAGTCTACTATTGAGAAGCTTTTCAGGTACATTAACAACATCAGTATCAGGGATTATATAATTCGAAGGCGTATGAGTAAGGCCTCAAAAGAGATTGTCCATAATCCGGAAAAGTCCTTGCTTAATATTGGTTTGGACTATGGTTATAGCAGCAATGAAGCCTTTTCAAGAGCTTTCTACAGCGTATGGCAGGTCTCACCTTCAGAGTTTAGAAATAATCCCTCTGAATTTGAACTGTTTCCCGGTTACAAACTTGACCGGGAGCTAATGGAGGAAAAGACAATGACTGATAGGAAAAAGATTGATATAAGTAAGCTTTATGATTGCATCAAAGAAAGAAAAGACTGTTATCTGGTGCTTGGTGATATCAAGAGCCTTATTCCGGTAAATGAGATTTCCCATAAAGCAGGAGATCTGGCAATAATAACTGCCATGAAGCGCATGGAGCAGGCATCCGGCGACGAGGATATCGTTTTTCGAATTGGCGGTGATGAATTCGTGATCCTGACAAATTCCAAGGATGAAGACTATGCAAGAAGTATATGCGAAAAGATCATCAGCCACAACGAAGAGGTTATATCCTGGAATGGACAAGAAATCCCGCTCTCATTGTATGTAAAATTAGTGCGTTATGAAGGTGGAACAGCTCTTCGATATTCTGAGTTTTTCACAATGCTTCAGAATGAGCTTAGTGAAGAATTCAAGAACCAGTATCCTGGCAGACTTTCCGATTAA
- a CDS encoding ABC transporter substrate binding protein encodes MKKLGFLKRFMPCLALCLSIMAGMGLFVMHSYAIPMIQAGVISGVYDDEKEIKENESDVDNTESDIDLISDTDEKETAPKDSYVADDKEFTYMQYAREDTRINVLILSSYSMRDTIVEPEIQGINNILSESSYNLSFEFMDSRRYDSEEDIRIYYSYLSNKLLSGKKYDCIISLDDAALSFLLDHDELIDGVPVVYMGIQDDANIKAAKEYDNVTGITENYDFEGNVKAIHNMLPKVKKFYVVTDNSYIGRLDQAEFIELEKKYSEFEWIFVNISETDMTIACELLKNLSSDSVVILSDAYETSDGMVNSFLYNALILTQSSSVPVFCFAYDLTDKGVAGGIVYDSVKAGEMAAIMAMQIINGRDPRDITVIDKTPTIPVYDKDILDRYGIKTSSLPKWSTIRNAPLSFAEFMKEYHNIIIPCIVIIVVIFLEIILQSRRRQRFLSRDYLTGLPNRGYLDDKMRGISAGKDHYGFILVDIDDFRSINDLYGNNAGDKVIVETASRLKASASKDSIIGRLGGDEFIILLKESSVDNIEEYCRSIIRSFDEPVTLDSQSFAVNVTVGATLRTPSMDSLSAFNNASEALRYAKDKLRHNYYFFNQDLGKAQVRRRKIKATIEEALSDDGFEIFYQPQFITGTDKLFGMEALVRLKNNIAGPGEFIPVAEENMSIIKIDRVVTHKTIKQIGEWLGKGYNVPSVSINFSNLQLSDRGYPNYVFEKLSSYNIDPSYIVIEITESSFLTTSSATTDYFNQFTEGGIRLSIDDYGTGYSSLSYLNRLPFSCLKIDQSLIRTEPTKENLFMIEKIVEIAHSRHYKVVAEGVETSQQEEFLKSIGCDATQGFMRGKPMRAEDIEKILART; translated from the coding sequence ATGAAAAAGCTTGGATTCTTAAAAAGATTCATGCCTTGCCTTGCCCTATGCCTGAGTATTATGGCGGGAATGGGACTTTTTGTCATGCACTCATATGCAATCCCTATGATACAGGCCGGAGTAATATCAGGCGTATATGATGACGAAAAAGAGATAAAAGAAAATGAGTCAGATGTTGATAATACAGAATCAGATATAGATTTAATATCAGATACTGATGAAAAAGAAACTGCACCAAAAGACTCTTATGTGGCCGATGACAAAGAATTTACTTATATGCAGTATGCCCGCGAAGATACCAGGATCAATGTTCTCATATTAAGTTCCTATAGTATGAGAGATACTATAGTCGAGCCTGAAATTCAGGGCATCAATAATATCCTTTCTGAATCAAGTTATAACTTGAGCTTTGAATTCATGGATTCAAGGCGTTATGACTCTGAAGAAGATATCAGGATCTACTATTCCTATCTTTCCAACAAACTTTTAAGTGGCAAAAAATATGATTGCATCATATCCCTTGATGATGCTGCACTTTCTTTTTTGCTAGATCATGATGAACTTATCGATGGCGTGCCTGTAGTATATATGGGAATACAGGATGATGCCAATATAAAGGCTGCTAAGGAGTATGATAATGTTACCGGTATTACAGAAAACTATGACTTTGAGGGCAATGTTAAGGCCATCCACAACATGCTTCCCAAAGTTAAAAAGTTTTATGTAGTGACAGATAACAGTTATATAGGAAGGCTGGATCAGGCAGAATTTATTGAACTGGAAAAGAAATATAGCGAATTTGAATGGATATTTGTCAATATCTCTGAGACAGATATGACCATTGCCTGTGAGCTTCTTAAGAATCTGTCATCTGATAGTGTTGTTATATTAAGTGATGCCTACGAGACAAGTGATGGCATGGTCAACAGCTTTTTGTACAATGCACTGATACTTACACAGAGTTCTTCTGTGCCTGTGTTCTGCTTTGCATATGATCTTACAGATAAGGGAGTTGCAGGCGGAATAGTCTATGATTCAGTCAAGGCAGGAGAGATGGCTGCTATCATGGCAATGCAGATAATAAATGGCAGAGATCCAAGGGATATTACTGTAATAGACAAGACACCGACAATCCCTGTATATGATAAGGATATTCTTGATAGATATGGTATAAAAACGTCTTCACTTCCCAAGTGGAGTACCATAAGGAATGCTCCTCTGTCATTTGCCGAATTCATGAAAGAATACCATAACATCATAATACCTTGCATAGTGATCATTGTAGTAATATTCCTTGAGATAATACTTCAGAGCAGACGCCGCCAGAGATTCCTTTCAAGAGACTATCTGACCGGTCTTCCTAACAGAGGATATCTTGATGATAAGATGCGAGGGATATCTGCCGGCAAAGATCATTATGGGTTCATACTTGTAGATATAGATGACTTTAGATCCATCAATGACCTTTATGGCAATAATGCAGGAGACAAGGTCATCGTTGAGACTGCATCAAGGCTTAAGGCAAGTGCTTCTAAAGATAGCATTATAGGAAGACTTGGAGGCGACGAATTCATAATTTTGTTAAAAGAATCTTCTGTAGACAATATAGAAGAATACTGCCGCAGTATCATCAGATCTTTTGACGAGCCTGTCACACTTGATAGTCAAAGCTTTGCAGTTAATGTTACTGTGGGCGCTACGCTTAGAACTCCTTCCATGGACAGTCTGAGTGCGTTTAATAATGCAAGTGAAGCATTAAGATATGCCAAGGACAAACTTCGACACAATTACTATTTCTTCAATCAGGATCTTGGCAAGGCTCAGGTTAGAAGACGCAAGATCAAAGCAACTATAGAAGAGGCTCTTTCTGATGATGGATTTGAGATCTTCTATCAGCCTCAGTTTATAACGGGAACAGATAAGCTCTTTGGCATGGAGGCTTTGGTACGTCTTAAGAATAATATTGCAGGTCCGGGAGAGTTCATACCTGTTGCAGAAGAGAATATGTCTATCATCAAGATAGACAGGGTAGTTACTCACAAGACCATCAAACAGATAGGTGAGTGGCTTGGAAAAGGTTACAATGTGCCTTCCGTATCCATTAATTTTTCTAATCTTCAGTTAAGTGACAGGGGATATCCCAATTATGTATTTGAAAAGCTCTCTTCATATAATATCGATCCTTCGTATATAGTCATTGAGATAACAGAAAGCTCATTCCTTACAACTTCAAGTGCTACGACAGACTATTTTAACCAGTTTACAGAAGGTGGGATAAGGCTTTCCATAGATGATTACGGGACGGGCTATTCATCCCTTAGCTATCTTAACAGGCTTCCATTCTCGTGCCTCAAGATAGATCAGTCGCTTATAAGAACAGAGCCTACCAAGGAGAACCTGTTCATGATCGAGAAGATCGTAGAGATTGCTCATTCAAGGCATTATAAGGTTGTTGCAGAGGGTGTTGAGACAAGTCAGCAGGAAGAATTCCTTAAGAGCATAGGCTGCGATGCAACCCAGGGCTTTATGAGGGGTAAACCTATGAGAGCAGAGGATATAGAGAAGATTCTTGCAAGGACATAA
- a CDS encoding AAA family ATPase produces the protein MRIIICGLNGAGKSTLGRALAKQLHYEFRDIEDYYFPKTDDKYEYSVQRTEEEVAALGKVWDKKVRRCYRGISRRRCCKAR, from the coding sequence ATGCGTATCATTATTTGTGGTTTAAATGGAGCTGGTAAAAGTACTTTGGGGAGAGCATTGGCAAAGCAGCTTCATTATGAATTCAGAGATATCGAAGATTATTATTTCCCGAAAACAGATGATAAATATGAATACAGTGTTCAGAGAACAGAGGAAGAAGTAGCAGCGCTTGGAAAAGTTTGGGATAAGAAAGTACGTAGATGTTATCGTGGCATCAGCAGAAGAAGGTGTTGCAAAGCCAGATAG
- a CDS encoding AAA family ATPase: MKTSKEIAIEWGISERTVSYLCNRGKIPGAYKEGRIWQIPDDVVKPEDSRVKTGEYRKSDNKAVLVPNTDNSTAPNATMFRKPLPIGISDYVRAQSEYYYVDKTLLIKDFLDKKPLVSLFTRPRRFGKTLNMDMLRVFFEMSEEDTSIYFKDKRIWACGEEYTRHQGKYPVIFLSFKDVKFDSWEATLSKLSALLQTEYGRHDKLADSPKLADYEKAYYNKIVNGSANEVELSAALENLSRMLYKHYETNAIIIVDEYDTPIQEGYSKNFYDEIIGFMRNLFSGGFKDNKYLAYGFLTGILSIAQESIFSGLNNLSVNTVLDDDFESFFGFTYPEVHQMLEYYGCTHKEKELQQWYDGYIFGNQEIYNPWSVINYISKDCNPQAYWVNAGRNEIIEDVMKVSSDDVYERLLALMQGEKVVARINQTTVYRSLSDDPANIYSILLVAGYLKPVKKQLQADGSYLCEIAIPNNEIFAVYKSEILSYYTTIGVIKDATSNIIAESLYSNDKDRLQKAVGEYMTKSISFYDAGAEGFYHGLVLGLIALMDNQYKIKSNRESGDGRYDVSLFPKDKNHAGIIIEIKWEKDMEQNALSKLADKALKQIDNKHYDSEMVQAGIHDIIKLGMAFSGKEVAIKTK, encoded by the coding sequence ATGAAAACTAGCAAAGAAATCGCAATTGAATGGGGAATATCCGAACGGACAGTTTCATATTTGTGCAATAGAGGCAAGATCCCTGGTGCGTATAAAGAAGGTAGAATTTGGCAGATTCCAGATGATGTTGTTAAGCCGGAAGATAGCAGAGTTAAAACAGGGGAGTACAGGAAAAGTGATAACAAAGCCGTTCTTGTACCAAACACTGATAATTCCACCGCGCCTAATGCTACTATGTTCAGAAAGCCTCTTCCCATCGGAATTTCTGACTATGTTCGTGCTCAATCCGAATACTATTACGTTGATAAAACTTTGCTTATCAAGGATTTTCTCGACAAAAAGCCCTTGGTTTCACTGTTCACCAGACCTAGAAGATTTGGAAAAACTCTCAACATGGATATGCTCAGGGTTTTCTTTGAAATGTCAGAAGAAGACACCAGCATATATTTCAAAGATAAGAGAATATGGGCCTGTGGAGAAGAATATACGAGACATCAGGGTAAATACCCAGTTATATTCTTATCTTTCAAAGATGTAAAGTTTGATTCTTGGGAAGCTACTTTATCAAAATTGTCAGCTCTCCTTCAGACTGAATATGGCAGGCATGACAAGCTGGCTGATAGTCCTAAATTGGCGGATTATGAAAAGGCTTATTACAACAAGATAGTAAATGGCTCTGCAAACGAGGTGGAACTATCCGCAGCTTTGGAGAATCTTTCCAGAATGTTATATAAGCACTACGAAACGAATGCCATAATAATCGTAGATGAGTATGATACGCCAATTCAGGAAGGCTATTCCAAAAATTTCTATGACGAAATAATAGGATTTATGCGTAATCTGTTTTCCGGAGGATTCAAAGATAACAAGTATCTTGCATATGGCTTCCTTACAGGAATTCTTAGCATAGCTCAGGAGAGCATTTTCAGTGGACTTAATAATCTTTCAGTCAATACCGTACTAGACGATGATTTCGAAAGCTTCTTTGGATTTACCTATCCAGAAGTACATCAGATGCTGGAATACTATGGATGTACTCATAAGGAAAAAGAGCTGCAGCAATGGTACGATGGATATATTTTTGGTAATCAGGAAATCTATAACCCATGGTCTGTTATCAATTACATATCAAAAGATTGCAATCCCCAGGCATATTGGGTTAATGCGGGTAGAAATGAAATCATAGAAGATGTTATGAAGGTATCTTCTGATGATGTTTATGAAAGGCTACTTGCTTTAATGCAGGGCGAAAAAGTAGTGGCAAGGATCAACCAGACAACTGTTTACAGATCCCTGTCTGATGATCCAGCAAATATATACAGCATACTTCTTGTTGCAGGCTATTTAAAACCAGTTAAAAAACAGTTGCAGGCAGATGGAAGTTATCTGTGTGAAATAGCAATTCCAAATAATGAAATCTTTGCAGTTTATAAAAGCGAGATATTGTCATACTATACAACAATTGGAGTTATCAAAGATGCTACTTCCAATATTATCGCAGAGAGTCTTTATTCAAATGATAAAGACAGACTTCAGAAGGCAGTTGGCGAATACATGACCAAATCTATAAGCTTCTACGATGCCGGAGCAGAAGGATTTTATCATGGACTTGTTCTTGGCCTGATTGCTCTAATGGATAACCAGTACAAGATCAAATCAAATCGTGAGTCTGGAGATGGTAGATATGATGTCAGTCTTTTCCCAAAAGATAAAAACCATGCCGGGATAATTATAGAAATAAAATGGGAAAAAGATATGGAGCAAAACGCATTATCTAAACTCGCTGATAAAGCTCTGAAACAAATAGATAACAAGCACTATGACTCTGAAATGGTACAAGCTGGGATTCATGATATCATCAAGCTGGGTATGGCATTTTCCGGAAAAGAAGTAGCGATAAAGACTAAGTGA